The Phragmites australis chromosome 1, lpPhrAust1.1, whole genome shotgun sequence genomic interval GACTAGACCCTTGGCTACTAGAAGACATTTTTCATTCTTTGGTCCACATGATTTTGAGAGACAAATGTTGGGTGTTGATGACTTTGGACAATGTAAGAGGAGTACCAATCTGAAATACGTACGCTAGCTATCTATGGCTTCACGCAACAAAAAACCATTCAATATACTTACATGCATGTCACAAGCACAACTTGTAGTGTAATCGAGATTACTACGCAGGACTCTGCCagatatacatattttttttccgGGTCATATGGAAACATGATTATTCCTTTTTGTAGCGCTACATGAGATCTTTTACAAAATGTAAAATCACTTCTAGCAATAACCAACTCCTTGCGACAGGTTCTTTAAAAAAGATGAAAAccatcaaaaaaataaattttcatctTGTAAAATGTTATACTTGGACTCTGAAGCTAGAGTTGTCCCCTTAAGGTAGAAAGAAATCATCGAAAAAGATCATCTAATGCCAGCATGAACAGTATTAGGTGCTTACAATTAGatgtttaaataaaaatagtgTTAATCACTTACATTAAAACTATAAATTTTAATGTAAATAAAGATTACATGTGCTTAACACATAGTTACCTATCTTATTAACATTAATATAAGTAGTGATGATTAAATAAGTATATTGCTCTCCGCCTAGACACCTATGTCAGTGTAGTTGAGAAAAACGGTTTTTTTTCTATAAGCATCCTCTCTAAGCACCCATATTGTATATGCTCTTACACGATATATATTTCACGTTTCCACCACTGAAATAGATCTCATCCCATGTCCCAAGATTGTTCAATGTTTATACGTTCTGGGCATGTCGCTGTTGGATACGTTTTGAAGAAAATTCAAGGGCGCAAGCACAAAATATGATCATCAGCAAGGTGGATATTGAAAAACGGCAGAGAAAAATCGCGGGAGAGGAGTGGCGgagaaaaaccaaaacaaacacCGGGCGCCAAGAAAACGAACCAGAAAACAGAGCAAGCGAACCCCACCGGATCCACCcccgcttcctcctcctccctctctagCCGGAGCCCGATCAAATTACACGTCGCTGTCTCATCCGATGGCTACTCTCCTGTCGCCGTTCCTCGCCGACTCGGTCGCCAAGTTCCACTCCGCCTCCGCGCCCACCCGCTGCGCCGGCAGTGGCCAGCGATGGTCCATCGCGGGGTTAGCCGGCGCCGGGAGGAGTGACCAGCACCGGCGACGGAGGACGTGGGGAAGGAAAAGCTTGAGGGTGGCCTCGGTGGCGGCGGAGTCCCGCAGCCCGGAGGGGGGCATCGCCGAAGATTATTACGCCGTTCTTGGCGTTGTATGTGCTTCATCTTTAAGCTTTCTTTTTGCAATTTATGCGCGAATTGATACGTGGGACTGTTGATTTTGATCTGTGCATTAAACCCACTAGTTTGAATTGCCTAGTTTTAGAGAAGTTGAAAACTATTCGCCTTTTTTCTTCTTACTTTGAAACTAGACCACTGTAAAATTGTTCTTTATCTTCGTGTCAACAATTTAGAAATAATTGGGCAAACAAAGAAGTGAAACATAAATTGGGGTGTTTCTTACACATTGACAGTACTATATAACACTAGTTATTTCATGCTTTCAGATGCCAGATGCAACACCTCAGCAGATCAAGAAAGCGTACTACAATTGCATGAAATCATGCCATCCTGATCTCAGTGGGAATGACCCCGACGTAACAAATTTCTGCATGTTCATCAATGAAGTTTACACGGTACAATCCTAAGAGACAAAATCCTGCCATTTTCTCAACATTGTATATGGAGCTGTATTGCAATGTTATCTGGGAAGTTAATATGAGCAAGTGAAAGCAGGTCCTTACCGATCCCATACAACGAGCTGTGTATGATGAGATCCATGGGTATGTCGCGACAGCAACCAACCCTTTCTTGGATGACGGTGCACCCCGGGATCACGTGTTTGTCGATGAGTTTAGCTGCATAGGTATTGATGACTTCGCTCTGAACAGAAATTTCGTTTGGATTCGATGAGCTCTTATTTATGGTCTACCCACATCTCTGCAGGATGTAAGAACTGCGCTAATGTGTGTTCTAAGGTTTTTGAAATCGAGGAAGATTTTGGACGGGCAAGAGTTTACGACCAGGCAGGCAACACAGAACTGATTCAAGAAGCCATCGAGAGTTGGTGAGATTCTCAAAGTCTCCTCTGCTGTTTGTTCGTTAATTTGTCATTTATCCAAACATCCCTACTGGAAATTTTGGGCAAAGTGGggcaaacaattttttttggtatGAAGTCTGTATTCTCAATTCTAGTATTGTTCTGACAAGCTTCCATTTATGTTCAGTCCAGTTGACTGCATCCATTGGACTTCAGCTGCACAACTTTCGCTCCTTGAGGATGAAATGCGCAGAGTAGAGAGAGTTAACGTAAGAAAATGTTCTGAGAATTTCGATAGCGTTGTCATGTTTGTAAGGTCCAAATTCTGATGGTGTCTAGTTAACAATGTGACCAGCCTGCTGAAGgtttaatatataaaataaagTTTCATTTGTTGGCAATCACCATTCATGTTCTTTTAGTATTCATTTAAACAAATATCTTTAATAGCAAGTGATatcagaaaatgaaaaaaaaacacttttcTTAAAGGAGCTTGAACCTACTAGCCATTACCTCAACCACCACAACTTTGTGCTCTGCTACTAGGTTACATGGGTACCACATTGACCAGGGTTTGGAAATTTTTCCATTTGGTCAGGTTGGATTGATGCTTGCTGGGATGGGAGGTTCAGTTGATGTGTTCCGGATGGTAATATCTCACTTCATATAAACTTTGTTTACATATTCTAACTTTCTCCTGTTGCAATGGACCAGCCTCTTTCTGCAACCATCAGTAGTATATGGATGATCCGAAGCATggccattttttttccttgcaaATGCAATCATCTCCTGAAGTTGATTTACTAAGTGCACTTTCAAAGTTTAAAATAAGCCACAGCTTTCATAGATCTTGTTAACCTGTTCTATCATCTTTTCTACCTTGTCAGGCAAGTTCACGCTGGGAGAAAAGACAAGCCAAAGTGCTGGTACATTTCGCTGTTTAATACACAACTTTAATTAgatacacattttttttttaaaaaaaaaggaccaTAAACTTTCGATTATTCACATATGAACTGCCTGCATATTCTTTTGAACTTGTCTACATCTTTCAGGAAAAGGTAAGAAGGAGGATGAGCCAAGAGGATACCAGTAAGGGCAGCTCATGGAGTGATATCTGGGGAGCACAGACAAGATACAAAAAGAACGGTAAAACTAGCCATATTTTGTCACTGGAAATTGCCCATACCATCTGTATTTCCCATCCTTCACCTATATATGTCTTGTTAACCCTCCTGCTAACACATAAACAGAAGAGGAGGCAAAGGAGAGAGCAAAgcgagcagcagctgcagcaagGAGGTGGCGAGAGTACTCTAGAAAAGGCGCAGACAGGCCTCCCACATTCAAACTTCCAGAGGCAGTGTCCAACAAGGAGTGAGCAGTGAGAGATCTTATCCGGTATTCTAGTATTGCTTAACCAATAATTACTTAATGTATAGTCTAATCATTTGCAGATAGCTGTATAGCATTTGCTCTCTCGCACTCGATTCGACATGCTATACCTGTAAATCCTCTGTTATTAGCGATAGTTTAGTAGTCAGGTTGACCACCCATAGAATTCAGATTACAGACGCAAAACAAGTGTGTATACAAAAAGCGTCACCTTGCTACTCTTACaattatgatttatgaagcaCAGACACTTGTTTATACTTGGACTGATTTTCTCAACTATCAAGTGACCATACTGGAAGTAGGGATACTAGAAATCACATTTTGCAAGTACAACCATATC includes:
- the LOC133919791 gene encoding chaperone protein dnaJ C76, chloroplastic-like; amino-acid sequence: MATLLSPFLADSVAKFHSASAPTRCAGSGQRWSIAGLAGAGRSDQHRRRRTWGRKSLRVASVAAESRSPEGGIAEDYYAVLGVMPDATPQQIKKAYYNCMKSCHPDLSGNDPDVTNFCMFINEVYTVLTDPIQRAVYDEIHGYVATATNPFLDDGAPRDHVFVDEFSCIGCKNCANVCSKVFEIEEDFGRARVYDQAGNTELIQEAIESCPVDCIHWTSAAQLSLLEDEMRRVERVNVGLMLAGMGGSVDVFRMASSRWEKRQAKVLEKVRRRMSQEDTSKGSSWSDIWGAQTRYKKNEEEAKERAKRAAAAARRWREYSRKGADRPPTFKLPEAVSNKE